One Scophthalmus maximus strain ysfricsl-2021 chromosome 1, ASM2237912v1, whole genome shotgun sequence genomic region harbors:
- the LOC118298910 gene encoding carboxypeptidase Q-like, with product MTGEGRRPFLLLLLFTFLSLCDCHHHFARPTSSMAASNDTARKAAHAAAEVAGYAQVAKQIIDLAVFGAAQNRSYRRLADFTDAVGNRVSGSHNLEMAIKYMYNAMMQDGLDVHLEPVKIPHWVRGDESAEMIMPRAKSLSILGLGSSVGTPPEGIQAEVLVVRSFDELKRRAGKAVGKIVVFNQPFVSYGETVAYRAFGASEAGRVGAVASLIRSVTPFSINSPHTGWQDYQDGVKRVPTACITVEDAELMSRMAQRGQKIVVRLTMGAKTLPDADSFNTVAEIRGWQHPEQVVLLSGHLDSWDVGQGAMDDGGGAMISWEALSLIKDLGLRPRRTLRAVLWTAEEQGGVGAQQYYDLHKVNLSNFDLVMESDLGTFAPVALQFTGSDAAREVMEEVVKLLAPINTTKLETHGEGTDISPWMQAGAPGASLHVADSRYFWFHHSEGDTMSVQDPQDMNLCSALWAVVAYVVADLQDMLHR from the exons CcgcacatgcagcagcagaggtaGCAGGCTACGCCCAAGTGGCAAAACAGATCATTGACCTGGCTGTGTTCGGTGCTGCCCAGAACCGCTCTTACAGAAGGCTGGCCGACTTCACCGACGCCGTGGGGAACCGTGTCAGTGGCTCACACAACCTGGAGATGGCTATCAAATACATGTACAATGCTATGATGCAGGATGGATTGGATGTCCATCttg AGCCTGTTAAAATCCCACACTGGGTGAGAGGGGACGAGAGTGCAGAGATGATCATGCCAAGGGCCAAAAGTCTGTCTATACTGGGACTGGGCAGCAGTGTAGGAACACCACCTGAAG GTATCCAGGCAGAAGTGTTAGTGGTTCGCTCTTTTGATGAACTGAAGCGCAGAGCTGGCAAGGCAGTTGGCAAGATTGTAGTCTTCAACCAGCCATTTGTCAGCTACGGGGAGACGGTGGCTTACCGTGCGTTTGGTGCCTCAGAGGCAGGTAGAGTGGGAGCTGTGGCCTCTCTCATTCGATCTGTCACTCCGTTCTCTATTAACAG TCCCCACACAGGTTGGCAGGACTACCAGGACGGAGTGAAGCGCGTCCCTACAGCCTGTATCACCGTGGAGGATGCAGAGCTGATGTCGCGCATGGCGCAGAGAGGGCAGAAGATCGTAGTCAGACTCACGATGGGTGCCAAGACTCTGCCGGACGCCGACTCTTTCAACACAGTGGCTGAAATAAGAGGCTGGCAGCACCCGGAGCAG GTCGTCCTACTGAGTGGTCATTTGGACAGTTGGGACGTGGGCCAGGGTGCTATGGATGACGGAGGTGGAGCCATGATTTCCTGGGAGGCCTTGTCCCTCATCAAGGACTTAG GTTTGCGTCCAAGGAGAACCCTACGAGCAGTGCTGTGGACAGCTGAGGAGCAGGGTGGAGTCGGAGCGCAGCAGTACTATGATCTCCACAAG GTGAACCTGTCCAACTTCGACCTGGTCATGGAGTCTGACTTGGGGACATTCGCACCGGTGGCTCTGCAGTTCACCGGCAGTGACGCAGCACGAGAG GTGATGGAGGAAGTGGTCAAACTGTTGGCTCCCATTAATACAACCAAACTGGAGACGCACGGAGAGGGGACCGACATATCACCATGGATGCAGGCAGGAGCACCAG GGGCCAGCCTCCATGTGGCAGACAGTCGATACTTTTGGTTCCACCACAGTGAGGGTGATACCATGAGCGTTCAGGACCCTCAGGACATGAACCTCTGCTCGGCATTGTGGGCCGTTGTTGCCTATGTCGTGGCCGACCTGCAGGACATGCTGCATAGGTAG
- the dscc1 gene encoding sister chromatid cohesion protein DCC1 has translation MRTLEEVQATLQIAKLKEEDLQKTVHCLSFGENVSSADYCLVELDDTLCKHIEAGQSLVIRGDKDEHAVLCSGDQTYDLKIADTSNLLLFVPGCKTPDQLTYSQDSCQVVHTPIWGFCNSYWELRKRRPKLKKLTKLLMENPYEGPAVGGQVENTENMYTMPDLLERIQASEEEIKIHLETIHACQIDGYWRVLDFDYEMKLLGHVTQLVDSESWSFNKVSLQTSLEELAPLEPKEMIEHCLNCYGKRYTENDKVFYALHEDKVCRGIALMLLQNAVKFNLREFQEVWQQSVPEGMSTRLDQLKSVALVDRMSRPETICLLRVEDLSEDTLERFNHLFTLREKWTEEDITPYIQDLCGEKQTTGALLTKYARSSTQNGIKVFNSRRPLAT, from the exons ATGAGAACTTTAGAGGAGGTGCAGGCCACGCTGCAGATCGCCAAACTGAAAGAGGAGGATCTACAGAAGACGGTCCACTGTCTGTcttttggggaaaatgtttcctctgcagattaCTGCCTGGTGGAGCTGGACGACACACTGTGCAAACACATAGAAGCTGGCCAAAG tcTAGTGATTCGGGGGGACAAAGATGAGCATGCAGTGCTCTGCAGTGGTGACCAGACCTATGATCTTAAAATAGCCGACACCtccaacctgctgctgtttgtacCAGGATGCAAAACGCCAGACCAACTCACCTACAGCCAGGACAGCTGTCAAGTGGTGCACACTCCG ATCTGGGGATTTTGTAACAGCTACTGGGAACTGAGGAAGCGGCGTCCTAAACTTAAGAAACTGACAAAGCTTTTAATGGAGAATCCCTATGAAGGACCTGCTGTGGGGGGGCAGGTGGAGAACACAGAGAACATG TACACAATGCCGGATCTGTTGGAGAGGATCCAGGCCAGTGAAGAAGAGATAAAGATCCACTTAGAGACAATCCATGCCTGTCAGATAGATG GTTACTGGCGCGTGCTGGACTTTGACTATGAGATGAAGCTGCTCGGTCATGTGACTCAGCTGGTGGATTCTGAGTCATGGTCCTTCAACAAGGTTTCCCTTCAAACCAGTCTGGAAGAGTTAGCCCCACTGGAGCCCAA AGAGATGATCGAGCATTGTTTGAACTGCTATGGGAAACGTTACACTGAAAacg ACAAAGTATTTTATGCATTGCATGAGGATAAAGTCTGTCGGGGCATAGCACTAATGCTGCTGCAGAACGCTGTCAAGTTCAACCTGAGGGAGTTTCAGGAGGTCTGGCAGCAGAGTGTCCCAGAGGGCATGAGCACAAGACTGGACCAGCTAAAG AGTGTTGCCCTGGTTGACCGCATGTCCCGTCCAGAGACCATCTGCCTGCTGCGGGTGGAGGATCTTTCAGAGGACACCCTGGAGCGCTTCAATCACCTCTTCACACTCAGAGAGAAATGGACTGAAGAGGACATCACGCCTTACATACA AGACCTGTGTGGAGAGAAACAGACTACTGGAGCCCTCCTGACCAAATATGCTCGATCCTCAACGCAAAACGGGATAAAGGTCTTCAACTCCAGGAGGCCTTTGGCTACATGA
- the LOC118300242 gene encoding uncharacterized protein LOC118300242 isoform X3: MAMSGNRCILKCDGSSPLYLLPMDDESKSRWLRFVFNTVPQQYSAGLCLCSRHFAEDCFLSRPKAAAGSSKRFLKYGSIPTLCGPTQPISPMLPATVLFHDAGNQSQCYILQQITVAENVAVPSVAVNSTHSVPAIKHVACQTDPPERKSAGTQLSLRTLQNRIRSRATQTTVASKDCGVCTLTFPLDSPMLFLQPTIVRRPSKRPRLSLTDEEDGPSECSSSIVVHEPKDST, from the exons ATGGCCATGTCGGGGAATCGCTGCATTTTAAAGTGCGACGGCTCGTCCCCTCTGTATTTACTTCCGATGGACGACGAGTCGAAGAGTCGTTGGTTAAGATTCGTGTTCAACACCGTGCCCCAACAATACAGCGCCGGCCTGTGCCTGTGCTCCCGTCACTTCGCGGAGGACTGCTTCCTGAGCCGGCCAAAGGCCGCCGCTGGCTCCTCTAAACGTTTCCTGAAGTATGGATCAATTCCCACTTTGTGTGGCCCAACTCAACCC ATTTCACCAATGCTACCTGCAACAGTCCTGTTCCACGATGCGGGAAACCAATCGCAGTGTTATATATTGCAGCAAATAACGGTGGCAGAG AATGTTGCTGTTCCTTCTGTTGCTGTTAACAGCACCCATAGTGTTCCAGCTATAAAACACGTAGCCTGTCAGACCGACCCCCCAGAGAGAAAATCAGCCGGCACACAACTATCTCTGAGAACTCTGCAAAATCGCATCAGAAGTAGAG CTACCCAGACAACAGTGGCCAGCAAAGACTGTGGTGTTTGCACCCTCACCTTTCCCCTGGACAGTCCCATGTTGTTCCTACAACCAACAATCGTAAGGAGACCGTCAAAGAGACCCCGACTCAGCCTTACAGACGAGGAGGACGGCCCGTCTGAATGCAGCTCGTCAATTGTGGTTCATGAACCAAAGGATTCGACATGA
- the LOC118300242 gene encoding uncharacterized protein LOC118300242 isoform X1 yields MSTDRSVQRGETRDDDDSTMSVHDFCRFCERNLKISGTFSHSTKIFEKSPKTTVFDRLVEIGLTLKKTPERSRRICNKCVTTLTRLERDLTVFRRWADREDANSSTGEGGSSSGGSSTPRRETAPSGTQLYQPGSVQGRAGGKTLPKRGIDTNSAWRCYRGGTSCQTDPPERTSAGTQLSMKTLQNHVRSKATQTTVASKDCGVCTLTFPLDSPMLFLQPTIARRPSKRPRLSLTDEEDGPSE; encoded by the exons atgTCAACAGACCGGAGCGTGCAGAGGGGAGAGACccgagatgatgatgattccacaatgtctgtgcaCGACTTTTGCCGTTTTTGtgagagaaatttaaaaatatcgGGCACTTTTAGTCACTCGACTaaaatttttgaaaaaagcccCAAAACCACAGTCTTTGACCGACTCGTGGAGATCGGGTTGACGCTGAAAAAAACTCCGGAACGGTCTCGACGAATTTGTAACAAGTGTGTCACCACACTGACCCGATTGGAACGTGATTTGACAGTGTTCAGGAGATGGGCGGACAGGGAAGATGCAAATAGCTCCACGGGAGAAGGAGGGTCGTCATCGGGAGGATCTTCAACCCCACGCCGGGAGACGGCTCCTTCCGGAACACAG CTTTACCAACCTGGGTCAGTACAAGGCCGGGCTGGCGGGAAAACTCTGCCTAAAAGAGGGATCGATACCAACAGTGCGTGGCGATGCTACAGGGGAGGGACAT CCTGTCAGACGGACCCCCCTGAGAGAACATCAGCCGGCACACAACTATCAATGAAAACTCTGCAAAATCACGTCAGAAGTAAAG CTACCCAGACAACAGTGGCCAGCAAAGACTGTGGTGTTTGCACCCTCACCTTTCCCCTGGACAGTCCCATGTTGTTCCTACAACCAACAATTGCAAGGAGACCGTCAAAGAGACCTCGACTCAGCCTTACAGACGAGGAAGATGGCCCATCTGAATAG
- the LOC118300242 gene encoding uncharacterized protein LOC118300242 isoform X2, protein MAKIRGCSVVGCRNGHRSVHILPPCEDLKTRWIHFIFNGDVPKTIGKILYVCSNHFTSDCFSNQGQYKLGLASQLKLKSGSVPTVRETSSNSGAISPMLPATVLFHDAGNQSQCYILQQITVAENVAVPSVAVNSTHSVPAIKHVACQTDPPERKSAGTQLSLRTLQNRIRSRATQTTVASKDCGVCTLTFPLDSPMLFLQPTIVRRPSKRPRLSLTDEEDGPSECSSSIVVHEPKDST, encoded by the exons atggccaAGATACGCGGTTGCTCTGTCGTTGGTTGCAGAAACGGACACAGAAGTGTCCACATTCTCCCGCCATGCGAGGACCTGAAAACCCGgtggattcatttcatttttaatggagACGTCCCCAAAACAATTGGCAAAATTTTGTATGTGTGCTCCAACCACTTCACCTCGGACTGCTTCAGCAACCAGGGCCAGTACAAGTTGGGGTTAGCGTCACAACTCAAGCTGAAGAGTGGATCCGTGCCCACAGTCCGGGAGACGTCGTCCAACTCGGGAGCT ATTTCACCAATGCTACCTGCAACAGTCCTGTTCCACGATGCGGGAAACCAATCGCAGTGTTATATATTGCAGCAAATAACGGTGGCAGAG AATGTTGCTGTTCCTTCTGTTGCTGTTAACAGCACCCATAGTGTTCCAGCTATAAAACACGTAGCCTGTCAGACCGACCCCCCAGAGAGAAAATCAGCCGGCACACAACTATCTCTGAGAACTCTGCAAAATCGCATCAGAAGTAGAG CTACCCAGACAACAGTGGCCAGCAAAGACTGTGGTGTTTGCACCCTCACCTTTCCCCTGGACAGTCCCATGTTGTTCCTACAACCAACAATCGTAAGGAGACCGTCAAAGAGACCCCGACTCAGCCTTACAGACGAGGAGGACGGCCCGTCTGAATGCAGCTCGTCAATTGTGGTTCATGAACCAAAGGATTCGACATGA
- the mrpl13 gene encoding 39S ribosomal protein L13, mitochondrial encodes MSSFSRSAQQWATFARSWFVIDARMQPPGKIASMCSIRLQGKHKPIYHAISDCGDHVVVINTKEIAFSGNKWEQKVYSSHTGYPGGFKQVTAAQLHHKDPKAIMKLAVYGMLPKNLQRRTMMQRLHIFADDELPEDIQANLTEELPQPRKIPRKLSEYTQEEIDAFPRLWTPPQDYKMK; translated from the exons ATGTCGAGTTTCTCTAGATCTGCTCAG CAATGGGCAACCTTTGCCCGCTCCTGGTTCGTGATTGATGCCAGGATGCAGCCTCCTGGCAAGATCGCAAGCATGTGTTCCATTAGATTACAGGGGAAACACAAACCCATTTACCATGCAATCA GTGACTGTGGTGACCATGTCGTAGTAATAAACACCAAAGAGATAGCTTTCTCTGGAAACAAATGGGAGCAGAAGGTCTACTCGTCACACACAGG gtATCCAGGTGGATTCAAACAAGTCACAGCTGCCCAGTTGCACCATAAAGACCCAAAAGCT ATCATGAAGTTGGCAGTGTACGGCATGCTGCCTAAGAATCTACAGCGGCGCACCATGATGCAGCGATTACACATCTTTGCCGATGAT GAGCTTCCAGAGGACATCCAAGCCAACCTGACGGAGGAGCTGCCTCAGCCCAGAAAAATCCCCAGGAAACTCAGCGAGTACACCCAGGAGGAGATAGACGCCTTCCCCAGGCTGTGGACACC ACCTCAAGACtacaagatgaaatga